From the genome of Hymenobacter cellulosilyticus, one region includes:
- a CDS encoding 6-pyruvoyl trahydropterin synthase family protein yields the protein MIYVSRQEHFNAAHKLYNPAWTEERNKEVFGPCANTNWHGHNYDLIVTVKGQPDPETGFVIDLKQLSTIIREHVVDQVDHKNLNLDVPFMKDQLASTENLVVAFWQILAREIPKISSAQLHCIKLYETPRNFVEYYGE from the coding sequence ATGATTTACGTCAGCCGGCAGGAGCATTTCAACGCCGCTCACAAGCTCTATAACCCTGCCTGGACCGAGGAGCGCAACAAGGAAGTATTCGGGCCCTGCGCCAATACCAACTGGCACGGCCATAACTACGACCTGATTGTGACTGTGAAAGGCCAGCCCGACCCGGAAACCGGCTTCGTCATCGACCTCAAGCAGCTCAGCACCATTATCCGGGAGCATGTAGTAGACCAGGTAGACCACAAAAACCTCAACCTGGACGTGCCGTTCATGAAGGACCAACTGGCCAGCACCGAAAACCTGGTGGTGGCCTTCTGGCAGATTCTGGCCCGCGAGATTCCCAAGATTTCCAGCGCCCAGCTGCACTGCATCAAGCTCTACGAGACTCCGCGCAACTTCGTGGAATACTACGGGGAGTAG
- a CDS encoding FecCD family ABC transporter permease, translating into MTRRPAPWILASLGLLLVLVVLGLRIGSFATDYAFIGRTLLHYNANDPAQLALVELRLPRIVMALLAGASLAVSGYLMQAMVNNALADPYLLGTASGASLGAILCFSLLTNVTVAGIYLPPVAALAGGLLTTLLVVALGSQRGQLIPGQLLLAGVAISSLTASLGGLLSFLASSEGQLRTVVFWAMGSFERAGWDVLPYPAGALALALFLLVFLQKDLNVLLLGEERARTLGVPVARTRWLLVVLAAMLTGCVVALCGPVGFVGLMVPHLTRWLLGVTGRANLLFCALLGADFLLGCDLLARLLYPPAGLPVGLITALFGVPFFVYLLRKKRVAL; encoded by the coding sequence ATGACGCGCCGGCCCGCCCCCTGGATTCTGGCTAGCCTTGGCCTGCTGCTGGTATTGGTGGTGCTGGGGCTGCGCATCGGCAGCTTCGCCACCGACTATGCTTTTATTGGGCGCACGTTGCTGCATTACAACGCCAACGACCCGGCCCAGCTGGCGCTGGTGGAGCTGCGGCTGCCGCGTATCGTTATGGCCTTGCTGGCCGGAGCCAGTCTGGCCGTGAGTGGCTACCTGATGCAGGCGATGGTAAATAACGCCCTGGCCGACCCGTACCTGCTGGGCACGGCTTCGGGCGCCTCGCTGGGGGCCATTCTGTGCTTTTCTTTGCTGACCAACGTGACGGTGGCCGGTATTTACCTGCCGCCGGTAGCTGCCTTAGCTGGCGGCCTGCTCACCACGCTGCTGGTAGTAGCCCTGGGCAGCCAGCGGGGGCAGCTCATTCCGGGGCAGCTGCTGCTGGCAGGCGTGGCCATCAGCTCCCTGACGGCGTCTTTGGGCGGGCTTTTATCATTTCTGGCCAGCTCCGAGGGGCAGCTGCGCACGGTGGTGTTCTGGGCTATGGGCAGCTTCGAGCGGGCCGGCTGGGACGTGCTGCCGTATCCGGCGGGGGCGTTGGCGCTGGCTCTTTTCCTGCTGGTGTTTCTGCAAAAAGACCTCAACGTGCTGTTGCTGGGCGAAGAGCGGGCCCGCACGCTGGGTGTGCCCGTGGCCCGCACGCGCTGGCTGCTGGTGGTGCTGGCAGCCATGCTCACGGGGTGCGTGGTGGCTTTGTGCGGGCCCGTGGGCTTCGTGGGCCTGATGGTGCCCCACCTCACCCGCTGGCTGCTGGGCGTCACGGGGCGGGCCAATCTGTTGTTCTGCGCCCTGCTCGGGGCCGACTTCCTGCTGGGCTGCGACCTGCTGGCCCGCCTGCTTTATCCGCCGGCCGGCTTACCGGTCGGGTTGATTACGGCCTTATTCGGCGTACCGTTCTTCGTATATTTGCTGCGCAAAAAGCGCGTAGCGCTTTAA
- a CDS encoding ABC transporter substrate-binding protein, with the protein MIRFLLPLLILSGLLGGCQSNDKPAATAVTTPATQQVTDDLGHQLTLPARPRRIMSLAASMTEMLFAVADTATIIARTQVCDYPKAALRKCVINSYPLDIEGLVALHPEVVFTTEGITSLDDIARLEKLGIPVYCQRYLKVDDIFRGLTDLGRILGRPAQARKLTDSLRAELHTVAQGSSASAARPRVLAITWQDPIYVYGENTLFTDRIRLAGGQNAVTEHFAQPYPALTREYILKLNPDVLIGGSFGKLDSTFFKTYPELRRIKAYQSRRVYGITGDLMERPSPRVVESVRELHRLLWSPPAP; encoded by the coding sequence ATGATTCGTTTTCTATTGCCTTTACTTATCCTGAGTGGCTTATTGGGCGGCTGTCAGTCGAATGACAAGCCGGCTGCTACCGCTGTTACAACGCCCGCCACCCAGCAAGTCACCGACGACCTGGGCCACCAGCTCACCCTTCCGGCCCGCCCGCGCCGCATCATGTCCCTGGCGGCTTCCATGACGGAGATGCTGTTTGCCGTGGCCGACACCGCCACGATTATTGCCCGCACCCAGGTGTGCGACTACCCCAAAGCGGCCCTGCGCAAGTGCGTTATCAATAGCTACCCGCTCGATATTGAGGGCCTCGTGGCCCTGCATCCGGAAGTCGTGTTTACCACCGAAGGCATTACATCCCTCGACGATATTGCCCGTCTCGAAAAGCTGGGCATTCCGGTGTATTGCCAGCGGTATCTGAAAGTGGATGACATTTTTCGGGGCCTCACGGATCTGGGCCGCATTCTGGGCCGCCCTGCCCAGGCCCGGAAGCTGACCGACTCCCTGCGGGCCGAGCTACACACGGTGGCTCAGGGCTCATCAGCCTCGGCCGCCCGTCCGCGCGTACTGGCCATTACCTGGCAGGACCCGATTTATGTGTACGGCGAGAATACCTTGTTTACCGACCGTATTCGCCTTGCCGGGGGGCAGAATGCCGTAACCGAGCATTTTGCCCAGCCTTACCCGGCCCTGACCCGGGAATACATTCTTAAGCTCAATCCTGACGTGCTCATTGGGGGCAGCTTCGGCAAGCTTGATAGTACTTTCTTCAAAACCTACCCCGAGCTGCGCCGCATTAAGGCTTACCAGTCGCGCCGCGTGTACGGCATTACCGGCGACCTGATGGAGCGGCCCAGCCCCCGGGTGGTGGAATCGGTGCGGGAGCTGCACCGGCTGCTCTGGTCGCCACCTGCCCCATGA
- the rfaD gene encoding ADP-glyceromanno-heptose 6-epimerase, giving the protein MIVVTGAAGFIASCLVTRLNAANFNDIVVVDNFAVERKLINLKGKHLREYVDRNEFFDWLDKNHEEVEFIFHLGARTDTTEQDKAVFDLLNLEYSQKMWRACCQYQLPLVYASSAATYGSGTLGYSDDDALLPLLRPLNPYGDSKNDFDNWAVNQPEKPFFWAGLKFFNVYGPNEYHKGRMASVIFHAFEQIRQTGSMTLFRSHNPDYADGEQQRDFVYVKDVVEVCYFLMHNRQHSGIYNLGTGEARTFLDLTLNTFKALDRTADIRFRDTPEDIRDTYQYYTQADMSKLRSIGYDRPFTRLEDGIDDYVRNYLVPGQYL; this is encoded by the coding sequence ATGATTGTTGTCACCGGAGCGGCTGGCTTTATTGCCAGCTGCCTTGTTACCCGCCTGAACGCCGCCAACTTCAACGATATCGTGGTGGTGGATAATTTCGCCGTGGAGCGCAAGCTCATTAACCTCAAGGGCAAGCACCTGCGCGAATACGTGGACCGCAACGAGTTTTTCGACTGGCTCGACAAGAACCACGAGGAAGTGGAGTTCATCTTCCACCTGGGCGCCCGCACCGACACGACCGAGCAGGACAAGGCCGTTTTCGACCTGCTCAATCTGGAATACTCCCAGAAAATGTGGCGGGCCTGCTGCCAGTACCAGCTACCGCTGGTGTACGCCTCCTCGGCCGCTACCTACGGCTCGGGCACCCTGGGCTACTCCGACGACGACGCCCTGCTGCCCCTGCTACGCCCTTTGAACCCCTACGGCGACTCGAAGAACGACTTCGACAACTGGGCCGTGAATCAGCCCGAAAAGCCGTTTTTCTGGGCAGGGCTGAAGTTTTTCAACGTTTACGGCCCCAACGAGTACCACAAGGGCCGCATGGCCTCGGTGATTTTCCACGCCTTCGAGCAGATCCGGCAGACGGGCTCCATGACGTTGTTCCGCTCCCACAACCCCGACTACGCCGATGGGGAGCAGCAGCGCGACTTCGTGTACGTGAAGGACGTGGTGGAAGTGTGCTACTTTTTGATGCACAACCGCCAGCACTCGGGCATCTACAACCTGGGCACCGGCGAGGCCCGGACCTTCCTGGACCTGACTTTGAACACATTCAAAGCCCTGGACCGCACCGCCGACATCCGCTTCCGCGACACGCCCGAGGACATTCGAGACACCTACCAGTACTACACCCAGGCCGACATGAGCAAGCTGCGCAGCATTGGCTACGACCGGCCTTTCACCCGGCTCGAGGACGGCATCGACGACTACGTGCGCAACTACCTGGTGCCGGGCCAGTACCTATAA
- a CDS encoding FAD/NAD(P)-binding protein, with amino-acid sequence MSRRTITILGGGFSGSMLMVQLARLPGGPYPVDVHIVEPRALTGPGLAYSARRKEYLLNVRAPFLSAFPQEPNHFIDWLASSHAPACTNGFCSRQTYGKYLQQLTENVLAWPAENGMRFFAHHQKAVVATLAQDATAATVRLADGHEILSQHVVLTLGNFPPAPDLRLSPAVRSHPGYHPNPWGPQALQNIAPHHAVLLIGSGLTAVDVLLGLAADGHHGPVTVVARSGRWPSVHGPLDRSYPSFYAQELTGLATVAEVVRVVRRHVRQAQQQGQDWRPVIDSLRPDLGRIWQAWPPAEQARFLRHVASIWSVVRHRSPPQNAAAVQQMLDAGIVEMQLGRVTHIEAQEADLRVTVAGRGQSQELLVQHVISCTGPLLDYSRIPDPLVGSLRAADQLVPDALHLGIRTDAHGALCNAQGQVSEVFYTLGPSRRPAYFESTAVPELRTQAAALAQHLHHIFEAD; translated from the coding sequence GTGTCACGACGAACCATCACGATTCTGGGCGGAGGCTTCTCCGGCTCCATGCTTATGGTCCAGCTGGCCCGCCTGCCCGGCGGCCCCTACCCGGTAGACGTACACATCGTGGAGCCCCGGGCCCTGACCGGGCCCGGGCTGGCGTATTCGGCCCGGCGCAAGGAATACCTGCTCAACGTGCGGGCCCCGTTTCTGAGCGCCTTCCCGCAGGAACCCAACCACTTCATCGACTGGCTGGCGAGCAGCCACGCCCCGGCGTGCACTAATGGGTTCTGCTCCCGGCAGACCTACGGCAAATACCTGCAGCAGCTCACGGAGAATGTGCTGGCCTGGCCCGCCGAAAACGGCATGCGCTTTTTCGCTCACCACCAAAAAGCAGTGGTGGCAACCCTGGCCCAGGATGCTACAGCGGCCACCGTGCGCCTGGCCGACGGCCACGAAATTCTAAGTCAGCACGTGGTATTGACCCTAGGCAACTTCCCACCGGCTCCCGACCTCAGACTAAGTCCCGCCGTCAGAAGTCACCCCGGCTACCACCCCAACCCCTGGGGCCCGCAGGCCCTGCAAAATATTGCTCCTCACCACGCGGTGCTGCTGATTGGCTCGGGCCTGACGGCCGTGGATGTGCTGCTGGGCCTGGCCGCCGACGGGCACCACGGCCCCGTGACGGTAGTGGCCCGCAGTGGGCGGTGGCCGTCCGTTCACGGGCCACTGGACCGGTCGTATCCTAGCTTCTACGCCCAGGAGCTGACCGGACTCGCCACGGTGGCCGAGGTAGTGCGAGTAGTGCGCCGCCACGTGCGGCAGGCCCAGCAGCAGGGTCAGGACTGGCGCCCGGTCATTGACTCCCTGCGCCCCGACCTGGGACGAATCTGGCAGGCCTGGCCCCCGGCCGAGCAGGCCCGGTTTCTGCGCCACGTGGCGTCTATCTGGTCGGTGGTACGGCACCGCAGTCCGCCCCAGAACGCGGCGGCCGTGCAGCAGATGCTGGACGCGGGCATCGTGGAAATGCAGCTGGGCAGAGTAACCCACATCGAAGCGCAGGAGGCCGACTTGCGGGTGACGGTAGCCGGACGCGGGCAGAGCCAGGAACTGCTGGTGCAGCACGTTATTTCCTGCACCGGCCCCTTGCTCGACTACAGCCGGATTCCGGACCCGTTGGTTGGCAGCCTGCGCGCGGCCGACCAGTTGGTGCCCGACGCTCTGCACCTAGGCATCAGAACCGATGCGCACGGGGCTTTGTGCAATGCGCAAGGCCAGGTTTCCGAAGTGTTCTATACTCTAGGCCCTAGCCGGCGGCCAGCCTATTTTGAGTCGACGGCCGTACCAGAACTGCGCACCCAGGCTGCGGCGTTGGCCCAGCATCTGCACCATATTTTCGAGGCAGATTAA